The genomic region TACTTTGcaactttcatttttctcttcctggtaGAATTAGTCATGCTTGTAGCTCATATCACAGAAATCTTCTTTATTTGCTCTGTGGGATTCCCTAGTATTTGACTATATTAGATTTATTAAAGTATCGCTTGATATatgttctttgaatattttttaccATTACAAACAAAGATGCTTTTATTTGCGGAAGACAGATTACCAGAATTAGGTAGCTGGGTAAAAGGTTATGTAAATTTTTAACCAATCTGCCAGATTACTTTTCAAAACCACTGAGTAAGAGTGCCTCATTCCCTAATTCATCCTCAGGAATGCATATTATTACTCATAATTGCTCTTTTTACAATATGATGGGCAAAATAACACAGTGTCTCATGGTTTAAGTTTGCCATTAGCCAGTTATGGGTGCTGCTGAACAGTCTTTCATGCTTACTGGCTGACtacttttcttaattcttttccaGATAGTTGTagtttgacttatttatttattcttttttttttttttaatttttttaaaggttttttatttatttttgagacagagagagacagagcatgaacgggggaggggcagagagagagggagacacagaatcggaagcaggctccaggctctgagctgtcagcccagagcccgacgcggggctcaaactcacggactgcgagatcgtgacctgagctgaagtcggacgctcaactgactgagccacccaggcgccccttattcttttttttaatttgcatccaagtgagttaccatatagtgcaacaatgacttcaggagtagattccttaatgcactttttttttttaaaggaggttcTACACCCAGCCAGGAACCCAACACCAGGTTTGAACCCATgacaccgagatcaagagtcagatgcttaaccaactgagctagccactcaggtgccctggattTCGACATTTATTgtatctcttgccataaagagtTTAAATTAGTGAAATGCACAGTGCCagacacatagtaaatgctattattgtaaataaatataacaatttctaattttataaagtCATACGCATCATTTAATGACATGCTCCTATGATaagaagtcattttttaaaatgtgccttCTTTACATAGAGCTATAAGGGATTTCTTTCACCAGTTCCCCTATGGTTAGACATTTAGGTCGATGGTGgttaatggttgcacaacaatgtgaatgcaattaatactgaattgtacactttaaagtgGCTAAGATGacaaattttatgtcatgtatattttgctgcaatttttttttaaaaaggggaggatatggggcacctgggtggctcagtcggttgagcatccgacttcagctggggtcatgatctcgtggttggtgagttcaagcccccaccaGGCTCATCCCTGTcaagcatagagcccacttcagatccttggtcctcctcactctctgcccctcccctgcttgtgctctcttgtcaaaaataaacattaaaataaatacactgaaaaaagTGGGGGGATCCACCATCAATGTTTCCTGAACTTTTTCATTCATGGGACTCTTTTTTCTCAGGGACGGTTGATGGGACTGGTACTTCCCTAGATCCcacttttctcctctcctggaTGATAAACTCCTAGAAGGCAAGGAACTGTGGTTGGTAGTTCTTCATCATCTCACAGTACTCGGTTTGTCGAATGATTTTAAAGTGATCTTATAGCAAGAACAGGACTTTCAGTGTTGGTTCTTCTCTATCGGTATTTTACAAAAGATGGGTTTTGTGGGTATCTATAAACATCAATAAACcagaggtggtttttttttgtttttagaacagGCTAAAATAAAGAAGCTCCAATGTAAGATCTCATGCACAAGGTTGACATCTGTACCAGGACTGATAGGAAGGTGCCTTCTTCAATAGGTCATTTTGGGAAGAACAGAAAGTCACCATCCTTTAGCAGATTCTATATGCTGGGGTACAATATCTGTCCAAAAACCAAAACTCCCCTTGGCATATTATCAGCCAAATTTTCAAGTGTTCTTCTATTTAATtcattggcttttaaaaaaatcattaaaagaatCAAAGGTTAGGACAGAATTTTCTTACcatataatcaagaaaaaaaaaaaacgcaactCTCTTTGGATGAGGTGTTTCTCTTTCTTGGGGTAGTTAGCTAATCTGGTAGAACCCAGGGCTTCtgtttttcatgcttatttataaaTGATTCCTATGGAACACGTGTGGGGCCACTGTGGGAACGGGGCAAGGGGCAGACGGAGAGCACTGATACTGCACCACCGCTTCTCACGCTTGTTAATATTAAGAAACATCATCCCTCTTCATCTTTGCAAAAGCAGTGAAGTAAGCACACAGGCGTGTCTGAAAGATCATATGCATCCTTACTCCAATTTAGTTTTAACAAGGCGTTTGCATTAAATGCTTAAGAATGAGCATCCTTGCCTTGAAAAATCTCTGGTGTCATATTTAACCAAAGGGACAACTATTTGACATAAAATACTTTTGTCAGCCAAGGTCCAGGGACGCAACAGAAAACACACTGGTTATTTTaacaaagagaatataaataattGTTAGTAGAGACTTAGAGACCACATTCTGTCTTATACCAAGACATGTGGAAGTCTGATCTGAACAACCGGTTCAAAATTCAGTGCAAACTTGGAACGAGAGAGTAGCAATTTATCTAGTTTTAACCCAGCACAAAGTGAGTGATTAAAAAGGTTTTTCGAcatcagcactattgacatttggactgggggatttttttttttttaatgttaattatttgagagagagagagagagagagagagagagagagacggagcatgagcaggggaagggcagagagagagggagacccagaacccgaagcaggctccaggctctgagctgtcagcacagagcccaacacggggctccaactcacaaaccgtgagaagcctgacgcttaacctactgagccacccaggcgccccctgcataaatatatatgttagcCCTAGCAACTCTGCCCACACAAAACAACCACAAATCCTATTTTAGATCAAATTAATACAGAGCACCTACAATGGTATTGACCTGTGCAGTTAGTATGACAGTCACTATCCACAACTCCATATTGAGCACTTGAGACATCGTCAGTATGAATTGAGATGTGCTCTGAGTGTAAAATTCACACCGGACTTCAAAGATGAAGTCCCCCCAAAATAATACTCTTTTGTATTGATAACATACTAAAACACTATCTTGGATATAATGAGTTgcttaaaatatattactaaaattaattttatttctttctttttgttttataattttatacatataaaatgatgCATGTGGCTTGCACTTGTATCTTGCACTGTATCTCTGTTGGACAGTGCTGGGTCTAGAATAATTGGTATCACTACCCAACTTTAAACTGCAACATCTGAGAAACTCTATACATCTGGTTGAACAGGCATATCTTCTTGGAAGGCAAGTTACCACCAGTGCCGACTCAGGCAGGCACACACGAAGTTTAAGAGAATTTGAATCAGACACTCAAAGGCAAATCCAACCCATGACAAGATTATCATGAGAGGACACACATCCAAAAGGTTAACAATGAAAATGGCTCCAGAATTTTTAAGGAATTCAAACTTCCCCCCCGAGTCCGATACTTCTTTCTTTGCATAAGAGATCTCTCAAAGGGTTAATTATAAAGTAGTGTATTGTGTTTGTTATTTTATCGTGTTTGCTATTTGCAAACATTAAATACTTTTGCCTAATTATTCTTTCCTATGTTTTTCACAAAAGCCCTTACAGATAATTAGGGAAAGTTATTTACATGTTGAAAATACAGCCCAGGTGTTGTTTCCAGGAGGAAGACCTTGGTCTAATGCACCACATTCTTCCAATGAATGCAGTTGGTGTGTTTAAACTCCACTTTTAAGTGAACTATTTCCAAATGTCCCCAAACTCTTTCCTAATCAGAAGGAAAACAGGCAtgcatgctttaaaatattcagaaaaaaacctaaaagttCTTAGGTTGTTAAGTGTCTTGCAAATCTGATATAACCAAGGGCTTCTGTTATTCATGCTTATTTATAAATGACTCCTATGGAACAGGATTTCTACACAGACCGCAAGAACTAGGAATCTGGGCTAGTCTGTTCATGTGGCAAAGGGGACAGGGGCTAGCCTGCCTAACTCTGTAGGGCCACTCCACCAGAACTTGTCCTTCCTCCCTGACTGCAAGTTTTTACTATCAAACGCTCTAGGCTGCAAGTGCATGGTAACTATAGATTACTTTCCCCCCCAGAGCACTACAGGCATTTGTTTGTTCAAGGGTTGAACTTTAAAGTCCTTTCTAGCTCTGACACCGAGCAACTGTGTCTCCAGAACAAGTGATAATCATTCAAACAGTCCCCGACTTACGATGGTTTGACTTAGGATTTTTCAATTTTACGATGGCGTGAAAGCGATACACACTCAATAGAGACGACTTCGAATTTTGAGTTtcgatcttttcccaggctagctACATGCATGCAGGACCATGCTCTCCTGACGCTAGGCAGTGGCAGGAAGCTCCCAGTCAGGCCCTCCATCAGGACGGTAAGCAACTATACTTAAAATTACTCTGTACCCATACAACCATTccgtttttcactttcagtacagagcTCAATAAACTACATAAGATATTCAACACTTCTCACGAAACAGGCTGTGTGTTAGACGGTTTTGCCCAACTGCAGGCTAAGAAGTGATCTGAGCAAATTTAAAATAGGCTAGGCTAAGTAAGCTATGTAGGCTAGGTATACTGAATGCACTTTGGACATGccatattttcaatttacaatggGTTTATCTGGACGTAGCCCAATCGGAAATCAATGAAGACCTGTATTTATGTACATTTAGATGAAATAAACTATGCACTTGACCCAGCACATAATGGCTCTCCATAACAGTAGTAATCACCATTGCTGAATTTACCGGGGCGTCCAACAGAACCTAGCGAGAGCTACTAATTTTCAGCGCAACCCGCCCCAAGCATCGTACTTCCGTTAGAAGCCGAGGCTTTGACTCCAATACCTTTTCCAAAACTCTATCAAAATCGCGACCACTGCCCATCGTCTTCAACAGCTCCAGCAGGTGCTGTGTCAAGCGGTTCATCGTGGACCGTTCCTGCTTCTGGGCACCGCACACGAATGAGCCTTGCAAGAGCCGGGAGCCCCGATGTGTTCGCAAAACACCAAGGGCGAGCAGGGCGAAGAAATCTCCGTCTTCCCCGCCCACTGTGCGCTCCGGGTCCGGCGTCGCGGGCTCCGGCTGCCAAGCCGTCAGAGACTCGCGCTCTGAGGTTCCGACCCTGCTTGTGACCGTGCGCGCAAGCGCTGTTATATCCGCTCCCGCCCCTGCCGCCGCCCGCTCTCCCCCCGCGTGGCCACGCCCATCGCCCTCGGAGGGCGGAGCGCGTTTCCCGCCGGGCGGGTGACGCGAGTGCGCCGGGGCGGCAGGCGCCTGCGCGGTGCCGGGCGTCGGCCCGCGGCGAACGGATGGAGGGGCCGAGCGGCTCGGAGGTCACGCTGGAGGCGGACCGGGAAGAGGGCGAGCCCGAGGCGAAGAAGCGGCGGCTTCTCTGTGTGGAGTTTGCCTCGGTCGCGACGTGCGACTCCGCCGTGGCTCAGTGCTACCTGGCCGAGAACGACTGGGAGATGGAAGTAGGCTTcgctcctctctcccccctctgtaTCTCGGCCCGGGAAGCGCCCGGGTCCCACCGCTGTGTCTGTTTTTCAGAGAGCGCTGAACTCGTACTTCGAGCCGCCAGTGGAGAACAGCGCCTTGGAAAGCCGCCCTGAGACCCCGGCAGGGCCCGGGTCCTGGTGAGTGAGCGCCGGGCGGGTCCCTCCGAGGCGGTGGGCGGGCGCTCCGGGGGAGCTCGAGCACCTGCCTGCGGGCGGAGATGCGCCCCGGCGGCGCCCGGGTCCTGGTGAGTGTGCGCGGGGCTGGCTGGTCTCTCGGAGGGGCTCGTGCAGGTGGTTGGGGTGCAGATGGCGCCCCCGCCGCGGGGCGAACGCGTCTCCCCGACGTAGTGTAGTCCGGGAAGGAAAACTTCGAAGCGTCCTTTTTGACTCGAGATCTAGGAACTACGTGAGAGGTtcgaaataaatgaatgaggcaAAATCCTCTGTTGAAGAACGGTAACTTGGAAGTCTCCTGGCTTCGGGTGCGGTTTACCTacgtagttttttttaatgcacaccCGCCTTGTAATTCCACTGCTTGCCTCCCCAATTCCAGCCCTGCTGCCCTTTGCGTCCAGATGCCTTACGCATCCCTCCAGGTTGACCGCTGCCCATCCTTCCAGTTTTGTctcctctcaccctctctttctgaccccaCAAAAACTTAACAGGCATATCAGACTTTGGTTTTCTCCAGCGGGCCGTTTTCTCTTTTCAACCTTTGTAAAGATATTTATGACCTCTGCCCTGAACCTTTTCTTGGACTCTTTTCATGCTAAGTAGTATTTACCGTAAGGCCCGTCTTAGACATGACTTACCTCCAAGAAACCTTTCCTCTTAGGTAATCTTACAGCATCCTGCAGGATCCCGGTCATAGTAACTAAGTTCACATTCTAATTgctacttaatattttatatctccCACTAGGCTACCCATTTGGTGAAGCCCATATCTGTTTTATACGTTGTTAATCTCCCAAGTCTATTACAATATTTGGCATGTAATAAGCTCTCCATAAACATGTATAAAGTTCTCCTCGGTATGTGAGCAGCTGGTAGAGTTAGCTTCATAGTGAAGACAAGTTTCTCCCGATAATCTTttcggctgcaccagtttccagaTGTGATAATTTCATTAGGCTCCTCTATCTGCCTAGCTTCTTACTGGGGGAATTGTCCACCCATCCACAGTGACAGAGCTGTGCCTCCCGTGTTGTAGTATTCACCTAGCCCAAGCTGGCCAGCCAGATCTTCTCTCCTGGGATTTCAAGATTAGGATAAAGAGAGTTCAGTCTAAATCTTCCTGTGGAGCTGGAACCATAACGTGCTAACTTCGAACTTGTGCGGGAAAGAGGAGAAGGCTGGTTTGCAAGAGGCAGAATGAGGCTGAGGAAAGTTGAGTCAGATGGAGAGACAGCTGCATTCCAGAACCTGGCTCTGTGGcatgtttctgtttccttctaaaTTCCTCTAGTTTGCTCAAACCAGTCTGAGTTAATTTATGCCATTTAGAATCTAGACTgtaaccaataaagaaattggAACAGAggcacttgatctcagggtggtgagttcaagccccatgctgggagagaaaaagggggggggggggcggagaaagggagaaagaaaacccCTAGCAGGATCCCTGTGGTCAGTACACAGCCgcctgtggggcttgaactcacaaaccatgagctcatgacctgagtcaaaatcaagagttcgacacTTAACTctgccaccccggcacccctagaGCACACAGttcttgatcttgtggttgtaagttcaagcccccatgttgggtgtagagattacttaaaaataaaatcttaggggctcctgggtggctgagttggttaagtgtcagactctaatttcagctgaggtcatgatctcgaggccagtgggatcgagctccacgtcggggtctacttggaattctctctctgctcctcccctgcatgtgcactttctctctctctcaaaaataaatactaaaaataaataaataaaataaataaacattaaaaaaataaaataaaatattgaaagcagaACAGAGGAAGTGGATTCCCTAAAATAGTCCCTCAAAAATGTGAAATCCAGCTGAGTAATGGTGGAACGGAAGGGCATTTGGAGTCCCTCTCAGAATTATAAATTGGCATTTTGGTAGCACAATTGGCAAAATTTGAATAGGTcttaaaattatacaataatGTCGTATCAATGATAATTTTCTGACGTTTAGTAATGCTTGGGTATATATGTAAGCCTGTCCTTGTTTCTGGGAAATACATACAAAAGTATTGATGCaaacatttcacaataaaaagcaaagcaagtaAACGTTAAGTAAGTGAATGGTAACGTTTGTGTGGGTGAATGGTGAAAAGAGTTCTTTTTACCCTTTCTAATGTTTTACtgaaagtctgaaattatttaaaaatgtgttaaagtaATGTTAACTTGATTTATTGTGGTTACTTTACAGTGgttacaaatactgaatcattatgttgtgcaaCAATTAACatcatgttatatgtcaattatatctcactaaaaagttttaattaagaAGTTAAAATATTGGCATTAAATTTATTGAAGTTATAAATATGAAAGCCTATTTCTGAAATTTATGTGTGGCATGTAACTGCTTAGCAATCAACTTTTAATAATGGTTTGTGCCTCCACTCAAATATCTGGGCCTTGGTGGAGGTGGTGTGAAATGGTTTCTCAGGACTGTGGACTGGAGCTTATATGTTTGGCCTCTCCAGCATGTAGTCTCAGACTTCTCATGTGGTATCTCGCGAGAGAGCGTTCTAAAAGGCTCGAGTGAAAGCTGCAAAGTTTCTTATGACCAAGGCTCTGAAGTCCCAGGACATCCTTTCCACCCTATTCTGTTGGTCAAGCAAATCACTAAGGCAAAGATTCAGGGAGAGAGCTGTTGGACCTCCCCGTTCAATGAGGGGGTAACAACATATTTGCAGCTGTTATTCACAAAGAGATCTTACTTCATAGGTTTCCTCTGTGTCATTTACGATGTAAAATAAACCCGCATTTGGAAATCTTATATTGCtcagtctgacttcaggtcatagtttaaaaaatcattttaggagtgcctgactggctcagtcagttaagcatctgacttcagctcaggtcatgatctcgccatccatgagtttgagccccgcgtcgggctctgtgctgacagctcagagcctggagcctgttttggattctgggtctccctctgtctttgcccctcccctgctcacgctctgtctcttgctctctcaaaaataaataaacattaaaaaaaattttttttaagtcattttggtGACATTGAGGGATATTGAGTTGGTTATAATTATGTAAGTGAACAATATTTAGATAACAATAAGAATCTTTTTTCCGCAGTTGTATGGCTTCTTCTCTTATATAGGCAGATACTTTTAGggctcttaaaatttatttatctgtaaaatgagggctaCAAAtagttagaaaataatttcaaattaatcAGTTTATAGAGATGATTTGCAAAGTTGTGTTTCATTGTGATCTTGCCAGTGTTGAtctaacaaatgaagaaacaacagaTTCCATTAGCTCTAAAACCAGCACATCTGAAGGTATTCAGCAAGAGGATGGCAGCACGTTCTCTTTCATTACCTGGAATGTTGATGGATTAGATCTAAACAATCTGCAAGAGAGGGCTCGAGGAGTGTGTTCCTATTTAACTTTGTAAGTATTATTACTTAGATTTAATGGTAGCATGATCATGTGTTTTACCGTCTACAAAAAGGGTAAAGGTCAAGGTTGTGGGCGTTGGCATCAGATCTGAGTTCAAAACCCAACTCTCCGAAGACACGTGTGAAAGAGTGGAGAGTGATTGCCTCTCAGtgtgggtggcaggggagggaacGCTGATTTTTGTTAGCAGCCTTCTAgtactgttttcctttctaaaCCTGTATGTAATTATtgctgtgaaaataaaattaccaagGTGAACTGTATCTGCTACacactggctctgtgaccttacATAATCACTTGTGAGCTGCTGAACTTCTCTGCAGTTCAGTTTCCTTCATCGTGGATAATAACTGGTGAGGATTAATAACTTTTAAAGCATCTCATGGGCCATTATTAGGCTCTCAGTACACTGATTTCTGTTATCTATGATTCCACTTCTTTTCAATTTAAAGtgttatgtatgtttttcttttttaatttgatgtttaCAGTGTTTATTAAATGGCACAGATCTTTCTGATTTTATAGTTCTCAAAGGTCAGTGTAAAGATTGAATATTAGATCTCCTAGGGGGCAGGATATTTTGCTAATCTAAGCGGCAGCACATGAAATAGTTTACCTGGTATTTATCATAAATTGCTGTTTTGAATTAGGTATAGCCCGGATGTGATATTTCTCCAGGAAGTCATCCCCCCGTATTGTAGCTAcctaaagaagaaagcaagtaGTTATGAGATTGTTACAGGTAACACTTTTCGTCTTACTATCTTtgtctctggaaaacagtcaGTGAAAGAGGTAAATCAAAAGTTAGCCCATAGGAGCACACAcaggaaaaagcaaaagtaagTTTGAGAAAAGTAAGCCAGATGCAGGGTACTAGGAAAACTGTAGGAGGATATGTTATACATCTTAATATATGTGAAAAGTGGTGGTTGAAATGGATGGTttttcaggaaaatacaaattgcaAAAATGTGAGACCTTGAGTCgttttttggtaaaataaatttattaaattgaaGTGTGATACTTGCTTTTTCAAAAACTCTATTCCTTTTAAttgatttggggttttttcctaGTTTTGCCCTGAATAGTTTTTTGATTTTCCATCTATTTTGTTCTTAATGAGTACATTTAATATACCAGACCGGCTACATTCCATGATATTTGGCTAaatcttgtgttttctttgaCTTTCGTTTTTACATAGTATgtaattgtaattttgatttattaCTAAATTCACAATTGCTAAGCAGAGggttctctctcagtctctgtgtttgtctttctctctgtcttcgtGGGACAACTTTCCTGCATTCTCTTCGGGATTCTTTTTGACTTTCTTCTGTTTTGGATTTCTGGTTTTCTGAATCCCATGCTTTCCtccttcttggttttcttcctcgTTTTATTAGTCTGTTTTTGATTTATTGTGAACACGTGGTAGGAACTTTCAAACTGGAGGATTGTGACATTCAGTTCTGATcaattcttttcctcttcctcttcttcccttcctccttctctgtccctttttctcttccctctccccctccctttcccctaccAGCTTGCCCCCTTGCTTGCCAGGTTTCTAGTCCATGTGGCTGTTGTTgaccttctccctccttttcttcctcccttctctccctttccacttTTCCTGGTTTTTCTCTGTTTAGATAAACCACTTCTCGCTTCTTCAGctactttgttttctgaaaaacagTTGGAAGCTTTTATTCACTGCCCCTCTACTTCACTTCTCTTCTCACAACTTTATACCTTTCTaaatttcttattcatttatcatttttctggTGCTTCCAGAGTAAGAAGTAAATGCATGTCAGTTTGCCTCAGTGTAAGTTTCATCTACTTTTTCAGAAATTgctcaattttttatttgatattggcatcattaactatttttaaaatttctttttaatgtttatttaattttgagagagagagagagagagagagcaagcactcgtgcaaggaggggaggggccgagagagagggagacccagaatccgaagcaggctccagggtctgagctgtcagcacagagcccggcgtggggcttgaactcatgaaccacaagatcatgacctgagctaaagtcggaggcttaaccaactgagccacccaggtgcccccagcatcGTTGACTATTTTGGGCACTTatgtgaattcatttttatttttatatttcttccataCATCAAGCTACATTTTGGGAAGGGGCAGGTAAGCATAGGGACTCGATTGGCCATCTTCAGCTGTGTTGAAATAATCGTTTACTTTGAAGATTCATACCCATTTAAATATCTGTACTTACTTGTTATAAAATCTTCAGCAGGAGAACTTGGGATAAACTTGGGATATTCTTGACTTCTCAGCCTAAATTCTTTTCCACAAACATTTGAAGGTCATGAAGAAGGATATTTCACAGCTATAATGTTGAAGAAATCGAGAGTGAAATTTAAAAGCCAAGAGATTA from Panthera uncia isolate 11264 chromosome B2 unlocalized genomic scaffold, Puncia_PCG_1.0 HiC_scaffold_25, whole genome shotgun sequence harbors:
- the TDP2 gene encoding tyrosyl-DNA phosphodiesterase 2 isoform X1 produces the protein MEGPSGSEVTLEADREEGEPEAKKRRLLCVEFASVATCDSAVAQCYLAENDWEMERALNSYFEPPVENSALESRPETPAGPGSCVDLTNEETTDSISSKTSTSEGIQQEDGSTFSFITWNVDGLDLNNLQERARGVCSYLTLYSPDVIFLQEVIPPYCSYLKKKASSYEIVTGHEEGYFTAIMLKKSRVKFKSQEIIPFPNTKMMRNLLCVYASVSGNELCLMTSHLESTRGHAKERMNQLKMVLKKMQEVPASATVIFAGDTNLRDHEVTKCGGLPGNILDVWEFLGKPKHCQYTWDTQMNSNLGISATCKLRFDRIFFRTAAESGHIVPQSLDLLGLEKLDCGRFPSDHWGLLCNLDVIL